In Rhineura floridana isolate rRhiFlo1 chromosome 6, rRhiFlo1.hap2, whole genome shotgun sequence, one genomic interval encodes:
- the CIMIP3 gene encoding putative uncharacterized protein CIMIP3, whose amino-acid sequence MTQVTHAANSHETELCVDIEWARRALPCRRLTPSPSHNDLVLWDTVAPRSALPGCRGVVAPGGASHHAPARRGELFPPLGLHFSRHLKNNERRSAGAHLKRSCRVTQKENTVGRLPSETKTSMKTKGCVKACKMSQEKKAAKALPQSSAAVQKPKKQIPIALGYKMEQALVSEYVPVVIHPGGHKPESLSFAFYNPNYSNSYTPFYTLQKPTCGYRYCRDTDHTRKVLDVDRVDFPKWRTVIGKKPGLSSTGSKQ is encoded by the exons GGCTCGCCGGGCTCTGCCTTGTCGCCGACTGACGCCTTCCCCTAGTCACAATGACCTGGTCCTGTGGGACACAGTAGCACCGCGCAGCGCTCTCCCCGGCTGCAGAGGCGTAGTGGCACCAGGCGGCGCAAGTCACCATGCGCCCGCCCGCCGCGGCGAATTATTCCCTCCTCTCGGACTGCACTTTTCCAGGCACTTAAAGAACAACGAGAGGAGGAGCGCGGGCGCCCACTTAAAGAGGAGCTGCAGGGTGACGCAGAAGGAGAACACCGTAGGAAGGCTTCCCTCGGAG ACCAAAACATCTATGAAAACCAAAGGGTGCGTCAAGGCCTGCAAGATGTCACAGGAGAAGAAAGCAGCCAAAGCATTGCCACAGTCATCGGCTGCTGTGCAGAAGCctaagaagcaaatcccaatagCTCTGGGCTACAAGATGGAGCAGGCTTTAGTTTCTGAATATGTCCCTGTTGTCATCCATCCTGGGGGGCACAAACCTGAGTCTCTCAGCTTTGCTTTCTACAACCCTAACTACTCCAATTCTTACACTCCATTTTACACTTTGCAAAAACCCACCTGTGGTTATCGTTATTGTCGAGACACAGATCACACAAGGAAGGTGCTGGATGTTGATAGAGTGGATTTCCCAAAGTGGAGGACTGTTATAGGGAAAAAGCCAGGTTTGTCTTCAACAGGCTCAAAACAATGA
- the GUCA1A gene encoding guanylyl cyclase-activating protein 1, which produces YKKFMTECPSGQLTLHEFKQFFGMKNLSTASNEYIEQMFETFDFNKDGNIDSMEYVAALSLVLKGKVEQKLKWYFKLYDVDGNGCIDRDELLNVIKAIRTINPCNEVMSAEEFTNMVFDKIDINGDGVLSLEEFMEGVQKDEVLLDNLTHSLDLTHIVRMIQNDGKNPGEAGESAEAAQ; this is translated from the exons tataAGAAGTTCATGACAGAGTGTCCCTCAGGGCAACTTACCCTGCATGAGTTCAAGCAGTTTTTTGGTATGAAAAACCTGAGCACAGCATCAAATGAATACATTGAACAAATGTTTGAGACATTTGATTTTAACAAG GATGGCAACATTGATTCCATGGAGTATGTGGCAGCTCTGAGTTTAGTCTTGAAAGGGAAAGTGGAACAGAAGCTGAAATGGTACTTCAAACTCTATGATGTGGATGGAAATGGTTGCATTGACAGGGATGAGTTGCTAAATGTCATTAAG GCAATTCGCACAATTAACCCATGTAATGAAGTAATGTCAGCTGAGGAATTCACAAACATGGTGTTTGATAAAATCGATATAAATGGAGATG GTGTGCTGTCTCTGGAGGAGTTCATGGAGGGAGTACAGAAAGATGAGGTTCTACTTGACAACCTCACTCATAGCCTGGACCTGACACACATTGTTCGAATGATCCAGAATGATGGAAAGAATCCTGGTGAAGCAGGAGAGTCAGCAGAAGCTGCTCAATAG